The following proteins are encoded in a genomic region of Neisseria perflava:
- the gloB gene encoding hydroxyacylglutathione hydrolase — MKITPIQALNDNYIWMIQEGNHAVCVDPSDATPVLKFLVHNHLMLAQIWITHPHHDHIGGAKALHNGFLESPIYGESDIDVATHTVTAGTQFPFGEGLVTVWATPGHTDRHISYLLENSDGLHVFCGDTLFSAGCGRVFTGTIEQLYDSFHRFNQLPEETLFYPAHEYTASNLRFAQHIEPDNADIQTALAAAEHTPTLPVSLAHERKVNPFFRIHLPQVQARAEELSGRKLNSELEVFAALRELKNQF; from the coding sequence ATGAAAATCACACCAATCCAAGCCCTAAACGACAACTACATCTGGATGATTCAAGAAGGCAACCATGCCGTCTGCGTCGATCCGTCCGATGCCACGCCAGTCTTAAAATTCCTTGTTCACAACCACTTGATGCTGGCGCAAATATGGATTACCCATCCCCATCATGACCATATTGGTGGCGCAAAAGCACTGCACAACGGCTTCTTAGAATCCCCAATCTATGGCGAAAGCGACATCGACGTGGCGACGCATACCGTCACCGCAGGTACGCAGTTCCCGTTTGGCGAAGGCTTGGTTACCGTTTGGGCGACCCCCGGCCATACCGACCGCCACATCAGCTATCTGCTGGAAAATTCAGACGGCCTGCACGTTTTCTGCGGCGATACCTTGTTCTCCGCCGGTTGCGGCCGCGTATTCACCGGCACAATCGAGCAGCTTTACGACAGCTTCCACCGATTCAACCAACTGCCCGAAGAAACGCTGTTTTATCCGGCACACGAATATACCGCCTCTAATCTGCGCTTTGCCCAGCATATCGAACCGGACAACGCCGACATTCAAACGGCCTTGGCTGCAGCCGAACACACGCCAACGCTGCCTGTCAGCCTTGCGCACGAACGCAAAGTCAATCCGTTTTTCCGCATACACCTGCCCCAAGTTCAGGCACGCGCCGAAGAATTGAGCGGACGAAAATTAAACAGCGAACTCGAAGTCTTCGCCGCTTTGCGTGAATTGAAAAATCAATTTTAA
- the purL gene encoding phosphoribosylformylglycinamidine synthase, whose protein sequence is MSVVLPLRGVTALSDFRVEKLFQKAAALGLPEVKLSSEFWYFVGSEKALDAATVEKLQALLAAQSVEQTPKAREGLHLFLVTPRLGTISPWASKATNIAENCGLEGIERIERGMAVWLEGALTDGQKQQWAALLHDRMTESVLTDIDAAAQLFHHIQSETFSSVDVLGGGKEALVKANTEMGLALSADEIDYLVENYQALNRNPSDVELMMFAQANSEHCRHKIFNADFILNGEKQPKSLFGMIRDTHNAHPEGTVVAYKDNSSVIEGAKIERFYPNVAENQGYRFHEEDTHIIMKVETHNHPTAIAPFAGAATGAGGEIRDEGATGKGSRPKAGLTGFTVSNLNIPGLEQPWEQAYGKPGHIASPLDIMIEGPIGGAAFNNEFGRPNLLGYFRTFEEKFDGQVRGYHKPIMIAGGLGSIQAQQTHKDEIPEGALLIQLGGPGMLIGLGGGAASSMNTGTNDASLDFNSVQRGNPEIERRAQEVIDRCWQLGDQNPIISIHDVGAGGLSNAFPELVNDAGRGAVFKLREVPLEEHGLSPLQIWCNESQERYVLSILEKDLETFRAICERERCPFAVVGTATDDGHLKVRDDLFSNNPVDLPLNVLLGKPPKTTRTDKTVTPSEKPFNAGDIDITEAAYRVLRLPTVAAKNFLITIGDRSVGGMTHRDQMVGKYQTPVADCAVTMMGFNTHRGEAMSMGEKPTVALFDAPASGRMCIGEAITNIAAVNIGDIGNIKLSANWMAACGNEGEDEKLYRTVEAVSKACQALDLSIPVGKDSLSMKTVWQDGEEKKSVVSPLSLIISAFTPVEDVRKTVTPQLKNVEDSVLLFIDLGFGKARMGGSAFGQVYNNMTGDAPDLDDTDRLKDFYGVIQQLVAKDKLLAYHDRSDGGLFATLAEMAFAGRCGLDITLGSILFATTIATYTPAQVDHDLGFVNAGSIISTEENVIRSLFNEELGAVLQVRAEDADYVLKQFDKKEFFVNKGGFSPRKIGKFASHYIGTINPTSDRLVITVDDETLFDQPRADLQRAWQETSHAIQRLRDNPACADSEFALIGDNERSALFANVKFDVNEDIAAPFINSGAKPKIAILREQGVNGQIEMAAAFTRAGFDAYDVHMSDLMAGRVNLADFKMLAACGGFSYGDVLGAGEGWAKSILFHPALRDQFAAFFADPNTLTLGVCNGCQMVSNLAEIIPGAETWPKFKRNLSEQFEARLSMVHVPKSASLILNEMQGSSLPVVVSHGEGRADFALHGGNISADLGIALQYVDGQNQVTQTYPLNPNGSPQGIAGVTNADGRVTIMMPHPERVYRAAQMSWKPEDWTELSGWYRLFAGARKALG, encoded by the coding sequence ATGTCTGTTGTTCTGCCCTTGCGCGGTGTAACCGCCCTTTCCGATTTCCGTGTTGAAAAACTCTTTCAAAAAGCAGCCGCACTCGGCCTGCCCGAAGTCAAATTAAGCAGCGAATTTTGGTATTTTGTCGGTAGCGAAAAAGCACTTGATGCCGCGACAGTCGAAAAACTGCAAGCCTTACTGGCGGCGCAAAGCGTTGAACAAACGCCCAAAGCGCGCGAGGGCTTGCATTTATTTTTGGTAACGCCCCGTTTGGGCACCATTTCTCCTTGGGCTTCCAAAGCAACCAATATCGCCGAAAACTGCGGTTTGGAAGGCATTGAGCGCATCGAGCGCGGCATGGCCGTATGGTTGGAAGGTGCGCTTACCGACGGGCAAAAACAACAATGGGCAGCCCTGTTGCACGACCGCATGACCGAAAGCGTGTTGACCGACATCGATGCAGCGGCGCAACTGTTCCACCACATCCAATCGGAAACCTTCTCCAGCGTAGATGTATTGGGCGGCGGTAAAGAGGCTTTGGTCAAAGCCAATACTGAAATGGGCTTGGCACTCTCCGCCGACGAAATCGATTATCTGGTTGAAAACTATCAGGCTTTAAACCGCAATCCGTCCGATGTGGAGCTGATGATGTTCGCGCAGGCAAACAGCGAACACTGCCGCCACAAAATCTTCAACGCCGACTTCATCCTCAATGGCGAAAAACAACCAAAATCGCTTTTCGGCATGATTCGTGACACGCACAACGCGCATCCCGAAGGCACGGTCGTTGCCTATAAAGACAATTCGTCTGTGATCGAAGGCGCGAAAATCGAGCGTTTCTATCCGAATGTGGCGGAAAACCAAGGCTACCGTTTCCACGAAGAAGACACGCATATCATCATGAAAGTGGAAACGCACAACCACCCGACCGCCATCGCGCCGTTTGCGGGTGCGGCAACGGGCGCGGGCGGCGAAATCCGCGATGAAGGCGCAACGGGCAAAGGCTCACGTCCTAAAGCAGGCTTGACTGGCTTTACCGTCTCCAACCTGAATATCCCGGGCCTGGAGCAGCCTTGGGAACAAGCCTACGGCAAACCCGGCCATATTGCTTCCCCTTTAGACATCATGATTGAAGGCCCGATCGGCGGCGCGGCGTTCAACAACGAATTCGGCCGCCCGAACCTCTTGGGCTACTTCCGCACCTTTGAAGAGAAGTTTGACGGCCAAGTTCGCGGCTACCACAAACCGATTATGATTGCCGGTGGCTTGGGCAGCATTCAGGCGCAGCAGACGCATAAAGACGAAATCCCCGAAGGCGCGTTGCTGATCCAACTGGGCGGCCCGGGTATGCTCATCGGCTTGGGCGGCGGCGCAGCCTCTTCCATGAACACCGGCACAAACGACGCATCTTTGGACTTCAACTCCGTACAACGCGGCAACCCCGAAATCGAACGCCGCGCGCAAGAAGTCATCGACCGTTGCTGGCAGCTTGGCGACCAAAACCCGATTATCTCCATCCACGATGTCGGCGCAGGTGGCTTGTCCAACGCCTTCCCTGAACTCGTCAACGATGCCGGCCGCGGCGCGGTATTCAAACTGCGCGAAGTACCGCTGGAAGAACACGGCCTCAGCCCATTGCAAATTTGGTGTAACGAATCGCAAGAGCGTTATGTGTTGTCCATTTTGGAAAAAGATTTGGAGACCTTCCGCGCCATCTGCGAACGCGAACGCTGCCCGTTTGCCGTAGTCGGCACGGCGACCGATGACGGTCATTTGAAAGTACGCGACGACTTGTTCTCCAACAACCCTGTCGATTTGCCGTTGAACGTTTTGCTCGGCAAACCGCCCAAAACCACGCGTACCGACAAAACGGTTACGCCGTCTGAAAAACCGTTTAACGCGGGCGATATCGACATTACCGAAGCCGCCTACCGCGTTTTGCGCCTGCCTACCGTAGCTGCTAAAAACTTCCTGATTACCATCGGCGACCGCAGCGTCGGCGGCATGACCCACCGCGACCAAATGGTCGGCAAATACCAAACTCCCGTAGCCGACTGTGCCGTTACCATGATGGGTTTCAACACCCATCGCGGCGAAGCGATGTCTATGGGTGAAAAACCGACCGTCGCCCTGTTTGACGCACCCGCGTCAGGTAGAATGTGCATCGGCGAAGCCATCACCAACATCGCGGCGGTCAACATCGGCGACATCGGCAACATCAAGCTCTCCGCCAACTGGATGGCGGCGTGCGGCAACGAAGGCGAAGACGAAAAACTCTACCGCACCGTCGAAGCCGTTTCCAAAGCCTGTCAGGCATTGGATTTAAGCATCCCCGTGGGCAAAGACAGCCTGTCGATGAAAACCGTGTGGCAGGATGGCGAAGAGAAAAAATCCGTTGTTTCGCCGTTGAGCCTGATTATCTCCGCGTTTACGCCAGTGGAAGACGTACGCAAGACTGTTACGCCTCAGTTGAAAAACGTCGAAGACAGCGTATTGCTGTTTATTGATTTGGGCTTCGGCAAAGCGCGTATGGGCGGCTCCGCGTTCGGTCAGGTGTACAACAATATGACCGGCGACGCGCCTGATTTGGACGATACAGACCGTCTGAAAGACTTTTACGGCGTGATTCAGCAGCTTGTCGCCAAAGACAAACTTTTGGCGTATCACGACCGCAGCGACGGCGGCTTGTTTGCGACGCTGGCGGAAATGGCGTTTGCGGGGCGTTGCGGGTTAGATATCACATTGGGAAGCATACTTTTTGCAACCACGATAGCAACCTATACACCTGCCCAGGTTGACCACGACCTAGGCTTTGTTAATGCTGGTTCTATCATCTCTACCGAAGAAAACGTAATCCGTTCGCTGTTTAATGAAGAGCTTGGTGCAGTTTTACAAGTTCGTGCAGAAGATGCTGATTATGTACTCAAGCAATTTGACAAGAAAGAATTTTTTGTAAACAAGGGAGGCTTCTCTCCGCGCAAGATAGGCAAATTTGCCAGCCATTATATTGGCACAATCAATCCGACATCCGACCGTCTTGTAATCACAGTTGACGATGAAACTCTGTTCGACCAACCACGCGCCGACCTGCAACGCGCATGGCAGGAAACCAGCCATGCCATTCAACGCCTTCGCGACAACCCTGCCTGCGCCGACAGCGAGTTTGCCCTGATTGGCGACAACGAACGCAGCGCATTGTTTGCCAACGTGAAATTTGACGTGAATGAAGACATCGCCGCGCCATTCATTAACAGCGGCGCGAAACCCAAAATCGCCATCCTGCGCGAACAGGGCGTAAACGGCCAAATCGAAATGGCCGCCGCCTTTACCCGCGCCGGATTCGATGCTTACGACGTGCATATGTCCGACCTGATGGCAGGCCGCGTCAACCTTGCCGACTTCAAAATGCTGGCGGCGTGCGGCGGCTTCAGCTACGGCGACGTACTCGGTGCAGGCGAAGGCTGGGCGAAATCGATTCTGTTCCACCCTGCTCTGCGCGACCAATTTGCCGCCTTCTTTGCCGACCCGAACACGCTGACATTGGGCGTGTGCAATGGCTGTCAAATGGTCAGCAACCTTGCCGAGATTATCCCGGGTGCAGAAACATGGCCGAAGTTCAAACGCAACTTGAGCGAACAGTTTGAAGCGCGCCTGAGCATGGTTCATGTTCCGAAATCTGCGTCGCTGATTCTGAACGAAATGCAAGGTTCCAGCCTGCCTGTCGTGGTCAGCCACGGCGAAGGCCGCGCCGACTTCGCGCTTCACGGCGGCAACATTTCTGCCGATTTGGGTATTGCGTTGCAATATGTAGACGGTCAAAACCAAGTAACCCAAACTTATCCGCTCAACCCTAACGGCTCGCCGCAGGGCATCGCCGGTGTGACCAACGCCGACGGCCGCGTGACCATCATGATGCCGCATCCGGAACGCGTATACCGTGCCGCGCAAATGAGCTGGAAACCGGAAGACTGGACGGAACTGTCCGGCTGGTACCGCCTCTTTGCCGGGGCAAGGAAGGCTTTGGGCTAA
- the rep gene encoding DNA helicase Rep, whose amino-acid sequence MKLNPQQQAAVQYLGGPLLVLAGAGSGKTGVITQKIKHLIVNVGYLPHTVAAITFTNKAATEMQERVAKMLPKSQTRGLTICTFHSLGMKILREEANHIGYKKNFSILDSTDSAKIIGELLGGTGKEAIFKAQHQISLWKNDLKTPEDAVQTASNVWEQQTARVYASYQETLQSYQAVDFDDLIRLPAVLLQQNSEVRNKWQRRLRYLLVDECQDTNTCQFTLMKLLTGAEGMFTAVGDDDQSIYAWRGANMENLRKMQEDYPQMKVIKLEQNYRSTARILKIANKVIENNPKLFTKKLWSQFGEGEIVKVVACQNEQHEADWVVSQIVKQKLVGGDKTQYADFAVLYRGNHQARIFEEALRSARVPYQLSGGQSFFDKAEIKDVLSYLRLLANPNDDPAFLRAVTTPKRGIGDVTLGKLNTYAHEHECSLYEAAQTEEALALLNHTNCQHLQAFMDMIESYRAKAETSEAGELIHNLLKEIDYENHLLANEEGKAGEIKWRNVSDLTGWLERKGEQDGKNIIELAQTIALMTLLEGKGEEEVDAVKLSTLHASKGLEYPYVFLVGCEEGILPHNDSIEEDNVEEERRLMYVGITRAKRQLTLTHCLKRKKQGTWQFPEPSRFIDEMPQEDIKILGRKGGDPIVSKEEGKINLAGLLDMLGNKKKG is encoded by the coding sequence ATGAAACTCAACCCTCAACAGCAAGCCGCAGTCCAATATCTTGGCGGCCCCCTGCTCGTCCTTGCCGGCGCAGGCAGCGGTAAAACCGGCGTGATTACGCAAAAAATCAAGCATTTGATTGTCAACGTCGGCTATCTGCCGCATACCGTTGCCGCGATTACCTTCACCAACAAAGCCGCTACGGAAATGCAGGAGCGCGTCGCCAAAATGCTGCCCAAATCGCAAACGCGCGGGCTGACGATTTGCACCTTCCACTCTTTGGGCATGAAGATTTTGCGCGAAGAGGCGAACCATATCGGTTACAAAAAAAACTTCTCCATCCTCGACTCTACCGACAGCGCGAAAATCATCGGCGAACTCTTGGGCGGCACGGGCAAAGAAGCCATATTCAAAGCGCAACACCAAATTTCCCTGTGGAAAAACGATTTAAAAACGCCCGAAGATGCCGTTCAGACGGCCTCCAATGTGTGGGAGCAGCAAACAGCGCGTGTTTATGCGAGTTATCAGGAAACCCTGCAAAGCTATCAGGCGGTGGACTTCGACGACTTAATCCGCCTGCCCGCCGTGTTGTTGCAGCAAAACAGCGAAGTGCGCAACAAATGGCAGCGGCGGTTGCGTTATCTGTTGGTTGACGAATGTCAGGACACCAATACCTGCCAATTTACGCTGATGAAGCTCTTGACCGGCGCAGAAGGGATGTTTACCGCCGTCGGCGACGACGACCAGTCCATCTACGCATGGCGTGGCGCAAACATGGAAAACCTGCGCAAAATGCAGGAAGACTATCCGCAGATGAAAGTCATCAAGCTGGAGCAGAATTACCGCTCCACCGCGCGGATTCTCAAAATCGCCAACAAAGTCATCGAAAACAACCCCAAACTCTTTACCAAAAAACTTTGGTCGCAGTTCGGCGAAGGTGAAATCGTCAAAGTCGTTGCCTGCCAAAACGAGCAACACGAAGCCGACTGGGTTGTCAGCCAAATCGTCAAGCAGAAGCTGGTCGGCGGCGACAAAACCCAATACGCCGATTTCGCCGTGTTATACCGCGGCAACCATCAGGCGCGGATTTTTGAAGAAGCCTTGCGCAGCGCGCGCGTTCCTTATCAACTCTCCGGCGGACAAAGCTTTTTCGACAAAGCCGAAATCAAAGACGTTTTGTCCTATTTGCGCCTGCTTGCCAACCCCAACGACGATCCTGCCTTCCTGCGCGCCGTGACCACGCCCAAACGCGGCATCGGCGATGTAACGCTGGGTAAGCTCAACACCTACGCGCACGAACACGAATGCAGCCTGTATGAAGCCGCTCAAACCGAAGAAGCGCTTGCCCTATTGAACCATACCAACTGCCAACACCTGCAAGCCTTCATGGATATGATTGAAAGCTATCGAGCCAAAGCCGAAACCAGCGAAGCAGGCGAGCTTATTCATAACCTGCTGAAAGAAATCGACTACGAAAACCACCTGTTGGCCAACGAAGAAGGCAAAGCAGGCGAAATCAAATGGCGCAACGTCAGCGACCTGACCGGCTGGCTGGAACGCAAAGGCGAGCAAGACGGTAAAAACATCATCGAACTTGCCCAAACCATCGCCTTAATGACGCTTTTAGAAGGTAAAGGCGAAGAAGAAGTCGATGCCGTCAAACTCTCGACACTGCACGCTTCCAAAGGTTTGGAATACCCTTACGTTTTCCTTGTCGGCTGCGAAGAAGGCATCTTGCCGCATAACGACAGCATCGAAGAAGACAACGTCGAAGAAGAACGCCGCCTGATGTACGTCGGCATCACCCGCGCCAAGCGCCAGCTTACACTGACCCACTGCCTCAAACGCAAAAAGCAAGGCACATGGCAATTTCCCGAGCCAAGCCGCTTCATAGATGAAATGCCGCAGGAAGACATCAAAATTTTAGGACGCAAAGGCGGCGATCCGATTGTGAGCAAGGAAGAAGGAAAAATTAACTTAGCAGGATTGCTGGATATGCTGGGGAATAAAAAGAAAGGATAA
- a CDS encoding dihydroorotate oxidase, producing MVSLKTQIAGFSFDNCLMNAAGVSCMTVEELEEVRQSSAGTFVTKTATLTPRQGNPEPRYHDVPLGSINSMGLPNQGIDYYLDYLLSLQEVHPERAFFLSLVGMSPDETHMLLKKVQNSGFNGITELNLSCPNVPGKPQIAYDFETTECILSEAFSYFDKPLGIKLPPYFDIVHFDQAAEVFNRHPLKFVNCVNSIGNGMYIEDESVVIRPKNGFGGIGGQYIKPTALANVHAFYQRLDPSIQIIGTGGVYSGRDAFEHILCGASMVQIGTALHQQGVGIFERVSLELKAIMAQKGYEKLEDFKGKLKYLA from the coding sequence ATGGTATCGTTGAAAACCCAAATCGCCGGTTTTTCCTTTGACAACTGCCTGATGAATGCCGCTGGGGTGTCATGCATGACTGTTGAGGAATTGGAAGAGGTCAGACAGTCTTCAGCAGGCACTTTCGTTACCAAAACCGCAACGCTTACCCCCCGCCAAGGCAACCCCGAACCGCGCTATCATGATGTTCCTCTCGGCAGCATCAATTCGATGGGCTTGCCAAACCAAGGCATTGATTACTATCTGGATTACCTGCTTTCACTCCAAGAGGTGCATCCGGAAAGGGCTTTTTTCCTCTCGCTGGTCGGTATGTCGCCCGATGAAACGCATATGTTGTTAAAAAAAGTGCAAAACAGCGGATTCAACGGCATTACCGAACTCAATCTTTCCTGCCCAAATGTCCCCGGCAAGCCGCAAATCGCCTATGATTTTGAAACCACCGAGTGTATTTTGAGCGAAGCCTTCAGCTACTTCGATAAACCTTTAGGCATCAAATTACCGCCATATTTCGATATCGTCCATTTCGATCAAGCGGCAGAAGTGTTCAACCGTCATCCCTTAAAATTTGTCAACTGTGTCAACTCCATTGGCAACGGCATGTATATCGAAGACGAATCCGTTGTCATCCGCCCGAAAAACGGCTTCGGCGGCATTGGCGGCCAATACATCAAACCGACTGCCCTCGCCAATGTCCACGCGTTCTATCAAAGACTGGATCCGTCTATCCAAATCATCGGGACAGGCGGCGTTTACAGCGGTCGTGATGCGTTTGAACACATCTTGTGCGGCGCAAGCATGGTGCAGATCGGCACGGCGCTACACCAGCAAGGCGTAGGCATTTTCGAACGGGTTTCCCTTGAATTAAAAGCCATCATGGCGCAAAAAGGCTACGAAAAACTGGAAGACTTCAAAGGTAAATTGAAATATTTGGCATAA